CTTCTACACAATATCCACCACACTATCCAAATCGACCGTTTGTTTCAAATTTCCAAAGTTATGAAAATCCTTCGATTCATCCAATTACGCCTCCCGAGCTCCATATCCACCGCCTACACCCGAATATTGGCAAAGTATGGACAACTCAGATTTCATGCCGCCTTATTTTTATGGATTATATAATCCATAATCAACCGTTATGCCAATCGAAAACGAGCCACCAACTCCTACGTTTGTCCCAGAGACTCAGTTGTTCGAGCGTGAAACACGAGTTGATCTCGAAAATGTGCAAAATGTTGATATAAATGTTGAGGGTACGAAGAAGCGAATAATATGGAAAAAGGAGGAAGACGAGCTCCAAGCGAAATTGTATGTCACAATGAGTGATGATGACCCAATCATCGACAATGATCAGAAAGGGAATGATTTCTGGAGACGTGTTGCAAGCTACTACAATGACAATCGTCCCACTGGTTCATGTCGAAGAGCTTTAAACGTGATTCGATCTGACTGGCACAATACAGTCCAAAAAAGCTAAATCGCTTCAACACAAATTATAATAGTGTTTACAATACTTATCGAAGCGGCCATAGTGATAAGGACATATTGTGGCTTGCATATGAAAAGTATCGTGATGAAAATAATGGCATTGTATTTAATCTGGAGCATGTGTGGAGAATCATGAAAATATGTGTGTTAACATGCATTATTTTGCACAACATGATTGTTGAAGATGAGGAATATAACGTGACAAATTAGTCTAACGACGAAGGTGACGGACCGCACAACCTGTCCAGAGCTCAAACTGAGGATTTCATGATTATCTCCGAAGAAATTCCGAACTACGTGACTCTCAAGTACATGATCAACTTCGTGCCAACTTAGTTGAGCATATTTGGACAGAGTACAACAACAATCAGTGAAATCAATTTATTACAAATTTCAAAATGTTTGATTTATatgttgtttttaattttattcaacTGTTTTTTCCTATGTTATATGCTTTCattcaaatttataataaaattttaaatttaaataaatgaaactcgtaaaataatcaataaaactattaaacattaattaattataaataaaataatattatgttattttaaataattatagttTATAAGTTTAAAGAATGATAGCAAAGAGCCCAActgttttttcatatttttttaataatattttaatcaatattgaaataaaattatttttaaaataataatactatttattttcaataatatttaaatttttaaacaaaattagaaagatatttaattaatataaaataaaaaaagataaataaatggACAGTGAAACCCATAAATAACGAAGATTGATATTCAATGAATGTTAGTGTGCATTAATATTGAGAAAACgttaatataatgattataTGGCTCGTGAACCCACACTTTTTTAATAGATAGAAGGTTAATAACATAGACTAATGACCAGGGATGCAGATGTACTaagaaataaatacataatatgaaatcttttaaattaaaatttgaattagaTGACATTTGAAAAATGTTATCGACATTAATGCATTCAACAACCAAGGAACGAATGCATAGTTATTTCctcaaaaattgaaacaaaagagGAGAGATGAAGAAATTGCAAATCCTTTAATGCACAGAGTCAAGAGTGATCGACAGTAATCTCAAAAAATACATCCTAACACTGCCATTTCACTTCAAAGCACAAGCAGATTAGATTATACAACAGATCTACCATTTGGCCtccaaataccaaaaaaaaaactgaatttaAGGCACAAACCAACCTCTTCCAGGACACAAGCCAGACAGACAGTTTACAAAGGTCACGGGTTCAATGAGTCACCAGAACAGCGGTATTTCCAACTATCGGCATTGGCTGAAGACTAGCTGTGTTTTCCAGACGGTCCCAGATTTCCTTCCGCCTTTCAATGGCCAAGTTCGAAGTATCTTGCGCTTCTTGGCAATTAAATGTGCAAGATATGACTAGTGCATCATCCATTTCTACAAGCATCTTTTTCACGTTTAAGGTTAAGTTCAGGACGGCATGATTCCAGTGATTTTTCGAATTGGATTCCAGAGCTGGGAATATTATTGGCAGTATAATATGACGGTTATGCGTGATTAGATTGATGATTCGGTCGTTGTTCCAAAGAAACAGAGCCCTCTCAGCTACCTGTAAAGGAATAATACAATGATTTATATTAAATTCGGAGTTATTTCGTGGAGAACCCAACTTGGTTTTTGAGCTCCACACATTAATATTATCGAATACAAACATAATCTCAAGCTTCCAAAACTCTCTAATCTCAAAATTTCCAAGAATCCTGCAGAAATAACATAAACCCAAAATTCCTTCTACCTACCCAAGGACTTGATGTGACTCAATTACATGTCTAGGAAAATCAAAATCTCAACCAATGTGCCATTTGATTAATTTCAATTTAACATCCTCGTGTTTAAACGTATTTGCATCAAGATACCAAACCAATTCGTATCAGCTACCAAATATTTCAGCAAATGTTGTCTTATTTCTTCTCATGAGCAAGTCATTTATCCATCCACCTGGAGAGTTTAATATAGCTTCTTGGACCAGATTCCAAAAGTACACTTACAAAATCCTAGTCTTCTAAAGCCTAAAGGTCATTGCAATAACAGACTTCTTATATAAACACATGGCGATAACATAAGCAATAGATGTTTTAAAGGGCTCCCAAGGAATTTAGCAAATATAAGGACTCAATGGAGCAATGCCTGAAATTATTTTGGATTCCAGCTTCAAACTAGCATATTATAAAACCACTGTCTTGCTATAAACTGATGTGTATATGCATATATGAAACACACTAATGCACGTGTAACAAGAATCACAAAAGCTAAAAAGCATTGAAAGTTTGCTGGTCAAGTTTAATACCACTGCaaattaaacttaaaaaaaaaaaaagggaaagtCACCTGAAAATGATAACTATTAATGCAGTGCCTGATGCGCCAGAACAACGGAACCATGATTTTTTGAAACTCAGCCATGTTGATCAATTCAAGAATCTCCTCCAACTCACCTAAAAACATCACCTCCTTCTGGCTATTCGTGATCGGCCAATATCTCAACAGCCCCTCAATAACACTGCAAGCCAACACAGGTTCCTTTTCAATAAACTGAATCACGCAATATGAGAGCTGTTGAAAGTAAACCCCTAAAGATTTTGGTTTGTGGAGTGGAATCAATGCTCTCCAAAGAAATATCTTATGCTCCTCCTTTAAAGGCAAAGTGAATCCTGTGATGACACTCCCAAAAATCTCCAACAATTCAGCAATCCCATTATGCTTCTCTGTCTCGAACACGAATCTATAGAACACATTGCTTATACCCTTTCTTAAAAATGGCCTGTGGGCCATAAACTTCCCATAAATCCTATGCAGAACCGCTTTTAAACAGTCCCTTTCCCTAGGATCCTCCGAATCAAACAGctcaataattttcaaaatgaagGAATGATTAATATACTTCTTTCCAGCCTTAGCTTCCAACGAAGTGGAAGTCACAAACTTGAGTAAGAAATCATACACTATCTGCAAGTGTGACCAAGCGGGCTCAAATCTGGGCTCGTCATTATCATCCTTTTCACTTGCACTTTTATTACTCAACCGATGATTAGGCGGGAAAGCACGGAACAAATTTATGGAGCACATTTTGCAAGAAGCTAAAATTGCAGGCTCCGAGAATTTCGGTGGATTCTGTGACAAAAAATCCACCAGCTCAAGCAGCGTAGCTCGCTTAATTTCCTTTTCTTGAACACTTTTGGCTGGATCCGTGAAATCAAAGACCACACAGCAAAGACTCACCTTACTAATGTAAAGATTCATTTTTTCGGAACTTGAAACATCCTTGAAGGCTAGCAGTGGCTCAATTCCAGCAATCGCATTAGATGGAAAGATTGCAGCAGCTGAAGCCCGTTTAGCAGCAGTGTTCGCTTCATTGGCCTGGCTCGAAGCCTGAGAGGATACATAATGGCCCAATCTAGGGTTCCTTGATGAATCTTGATCTGGCTTCTGGGATTTTCGGGGGAGTTTATTGAGAATTTTCTTCCACATTTTGGGGTTTTCAACTCGATAAAGATTGAAAATTAGGACGATAGAAACGGGAGCTTTACGTTTTCAATCTAAAGGCATGATACTTTTGAACTTAGGGATCTGGAAAAAGAGCCCCCTGGGATGAGAATCCCCAACGGTAAATCACAGCATAATGTACAAAAGCGAGATCTTCAAACAAGTTCCAAACCAAATAAAGAGAAAAAAGGTACACACAAAGCCTAGAAATCACATTAACGCATGCCACGATTTTCAGATGAATCCAGCAAAATCTACGAACACCCCACTATTTTAAGAACCTTAATTAAGAACATAATCCCATCAAAGATTTGACATTTATGCATCATCCCGAAAGCCAACCAATCTACAATGGCTATAACAGCATGAGTAGCACATGAAATAAACAAATCCTAGATTTTCCTCGATATAAATATAgagaaaagggaaaaaaagaaTCTTTGATTGTGCCTGAGGCGTTGCAGAGAGGGGTTAATAATGCAAATGTACCACTAATGGGCGTGAAATGTCAGAAAAGAGAGACGGGCTGAAGCAATAAATTTGCTTGGATTTTGGGTTTGGTCGTGTGTGCAGATTCAGATTGGAGATCTCATTGACATGTCGAGAGATTTTCATCTGTGTATTCAAGCCAAAAACTGGTAAATCGCGTGGCTCAAACAGTGAAAACCACCTACCAAATTCAAGTGCTGAATCTGGATTTTGTTGTGTCACCGCTATATTCGgtaattcaaaattaaaattcaacttTCACATGTGAAGAAGAAGGTGAAAATGGAACTACTTGCTTTTCAACAAAATTGATTAGCCAATATTACTAACTGCTCTGAGTGTGATGTCAAGTTTTATGTCTTAAAATCCGATTAGTCTCGAGTGCTGGTTTGTGGCTCTCGATGATTCAATTTCAGCCTTTTCTAACTTTctattgataaataatataaaa
This genomic window from Primulina huaijiensis isolate GDHJ02 chromosome 7, ASM1229523v2, whole genome shotgun sequence contains:
- the LOC140980916 gene encoding serine/threonine protein phosphatase 2A 57 kDa regulatory subunit B' kappa isoform-like, with the translated sequence MWKKILNKLPRKSQKPDQDSSRNPRLGHYVSSQASSQANEANTAAKRASAAAIFPSNAIAGIEPLLAFKDVSSSEKMNLYISKVSLCCVVFDFTDPAKSVQEKEIKRATLLELVDFLSQNPPKFSEPAILASCKMCSINLFRAFPPNHRLSNKSASEKDDNDEPRFEPAWSHLQIVYDFLLKFVTSTSLEAKAGKKYINHSFILKIIELFDSEDPRERDCLKAVLHRIYGKFMAHRPFLRKGISNVFYRFVFETEKHNGIAELLEIFGSVITGFTLPLKEEHKIFLWRALIPLHKPKSLGVYFQQLSYCVIQFIEKEPVLACSVIEGLLRYWPITNSQKEVMFLGELEEILELINMAEFQKIMVPLFWRIRHCINSYHFQVAERALFLWNNDRIINLITHNRHIILPIIFPALESNSKNHWNHAVLNLTLNVKKMLVEMDDALVISCTFNCQEAQDTSNLAIERRKEIWDRLENTASLQPMPIVGNTAVLVTH